CTGGGCGACATGAACGCCCAGATCTCCTCGTGTCGGACCGGTGAGCGGCGGGTGCTGGAACTGGTCGAAAAGTTCGGGCCCGACACCTTCAGCCAGGCACTTGATCAGATTCTGGACCACGGCGAGCGACTGGCCCGGGCGCGCCTGGCCAGCCTGCCGACCGGCACTTGGTCGGCCGAGGACTGGGTCGATGATGACGGTGTCGATACCGACACCATGGTCAAAATCAAGGCGACCGTCAGCATCAGCGACACAGAGCTGGTGGTCGACTTTGCCGGCTCCTCACCGGCGACCAACGGGCCGATCAATATCCCCTTCGGCTGCACCCTGGGCGTTGCCGGCCTGGTCTTCAAGTCCATCACCACCCCCGACACGCCGGCCAACGAGGGCAACTTTCGTCCCCTGCGGGTTGAGGCTCCGCCGGGCAGCCTGATGCACGCCGTTCCGCCGGCGGCGACCTTTACCCTGTGGCCGGCGCTGCTGGCGACCGAGGTGGTCACCAAAGCCTTGGCTCAGGGCTTACCCGATATCGTGCCGGCCTGCTCGGGCGGCGACGTGTGCTCGATGATGGGCGTCGGCATCCACCCCCGCAGCGGAAAAATGTGGATCGAGGCGACCAATGAAGGCGTTGGCTTTGGCGGCCACGCCGGCCGTGACGGTGAGAACGGGATCATGCATATCACCGAACCCGGCTGTCGCAATAATCCGGTCGAGGTCTTGGAGACCAAGGCGCCGCTGTTCATTGAGGACTATGGGCTGCGTCAGGATTCGGGCGGCCCGGGAAAGCATCGGGGCGGACTGGGCGTGACGCGAACCTATCGCTTTTTGGCCGACTCGTCGGCCGTAACCCTGGTCAAAAAAACCAAAACGCGGCCGTGGGGCATGGCCGAGGGCCGGGATGGCGAGAACTGCCATGTGATCCTGCGTCCGCACACCGGGCAGGAACGGGTCACCGGCATGGTGTATGAAAACATGGCGGCCGGAGAAGTCCTGGCCAACTGTTCGG
The DNA window shown above is from Desulfurellaceae bacterium and carries:
- a CDS encoding hydantoinase B/oxoprolinase family protein → MNPVDSITVEVVRHHLLSAAREMARNLMRTSYSTIVYEIRDFGLGIYDRQCRLLAEAPGLAIFTRANDYALRKIVEFLGRDNIHPGDVILLNYPFWSSTHTLDVTAASPIFYGDQLVGFTAVKQHWLDLKQKDAGYCLDSQDMHQEGLFFPCSKIEKRGVRNTELEDIIRFNCRMPEHVLGDMNAQISSCRTGERRVLELVEKFGPDTFSQALDQILDHGERLARARLASLPTGTWSAEDWVDDDGVDTDTMVKIKATVSISDTELVVDFAGSSPATNGPINIPFGCTLGVAGLVFKSITTPDTPANEGNFRPLRVEAPPGSLMHAVPPAATFTLWPALLATEVVTKALAQGLPDIVPACSGGDVCSMMGVGIHPRSGKMWIEATNEGVGFGGHAGRDGENGIMHITEPGCRNNPVEVLETKAPLFIEDYGLRQDSGGPGKHRGGLGVTRTYRFLADSSAVTLVKKTKTRPWGMAEGRDGENCHVILRPHTGQERVTGMVYENMAAGEVLANCSGGGGGWGDPLERSPDAVLDDVRQGYISIASAREDYGVVIDPDTLQIDRTATQVLRRS